The DNA window TCTCGTCGAAGATGCGTATCGTTTTTTTTAGTATGTCTCGCTGCTCGGTCATCGCGTTGAGCTCCCTGCGGAGCCTAGCGTTCTCGGCAGCGAGCTCGCTGGCTCTTGGCTCGCCAAGAGCAGTTTGCTTGTCAAGCTCTCCGGGCAGGCCCTTCTTCCATCTTCTGAGGCAGCTTTCGGGCACGTCCAAGTCTCTGGCCACCTCCATCCTGGGGCGGCCGTCGAGAATCATTTGAACGGCTCGGCGCTTGAACTCTATGTCGTATTGTCGGGGACTTCTTCTCATCAGTTTTTAGTTTGTTGTGAGAGCGTCGAACTGTACAATTTTTCGAGGTAATATCAACCGATGAATCAACACTTTTGGAAAACACTCGAGAAGGGGCAATGGTGGCCGTTTGACGTGGATGAGGAACTTAACGCGTTCAGTTCCGCGTAGGTTGGCACCTTGTTGAAAAGCGGGCGAAATCCGGGTCTTTATCAACGGACCCCACCTTGGAGTTCGTTTCCTGTAGCCAACCCAACCAATACCCAATGAAACTGCTTCCCTTGCTCGACAGACCCGGCCCGCAGTGCTTTCGATCACGAACAGCCTTTGAAACGATGGCCGCGAATTACCCAAACTAAGCGCTTTTTGGACTCTACCCACTCAGTACACCGTCGCCTACACGCGATTCTCGCAATGATCACGCTGTGCAATCCGGCAATAAGCTCCGCTGCGGAGATCACAATTCACCCCGCCCGCGAAAAGCAGGTCATCTGGGGGCTCGGGTTCGAGATTCAGTCCGACTCGATCGGCTCGGGCAACCATGGCCTTCCGGAGAACCGCGTTGCGGTGCCGCACGATCTCACTCCGTCCGAGCGGCAGCGCCTTTACACCGAAATGCTCCAAGGCTTCCGCTACTGCCGTCTGGCCGGGGG is part of the Verrucomicrobiota bacterium genome and encodes:
- a CDS encoding transposase — protein: MRRSPRQYDIEFKRRAVQMILDGRPRMEVARDLDVPESCLRRWKKGLPGELDKQTALGEPRASELAAENARLRRELNAMTEQRDILKKTIRIFDEMDSRNGRR